The following proteins come from a genomic window of Syntrophorhabdaceae bacterium:
- a CDS encoding putative molybdenum carrier protein, whose protein sequence is MKIISGGQTGVDRAALDAAMDSGIECGGSIPEGRKAEDGPIDAKYTELKELSTDSYPIRTEKNVVDADATLILTAGRPTGGTVFTVECAKKHGRPHIVVDMEGREDRVIIHTIMAWLRASRPGTLNIAGPRESESPGIYKRSRRIFNNLFVEIEKNKEKYRL, encoded by the coding sequence ATGAAGATCATCTCGGGCGGTCAAACAGGGGTTGACAGGGCGGCTCTCGACGCAGCCATGGATTCTGGTATCGAGTGCGGGGGATCCATTCCGGAAGGCAGGAAAGCGGAGGACGGGCCCATCGACGCGAAATATACGGAGCTTAAGGAGCTTTCCACTGACAGCTATCCGATCAGGACCGAAAAGAATGTCGTCGACGCCGATGCCACACTCATTTTGACCGCCGGCAGGCCCACGGGAGGCACGGTTTTCACCGTGGAATGCGCGAAAAAGCATGGGCGTCCGCACATTGTCGTAGATATGGAGGGAAGGGAGGACCGCGTCATCATCCACACGATAATGGCATGGCTTCGTGCCTCCCGGCCGGGTACTCTCAACATAGCCGGGCCACGGGAGTCGGAGTCGCCGGGCATCTACAAGAGGAGCCGCCGGATCTTCAATAATCTTTTTGTGGAAATCGAGAAAAATAAGGAAAAGTACCGTCTATAA
- a CDS encoding FHA domain-containing protein encodes MDCPSCGKDLTGFQYLYRFCPLCNAPLPQNAGTAAGGGPHAFGQRAIPRDMVRGAAIIEARAAFEIYWKDELYKEGQSNALEISLIPGAELKEVSATVRLLSLGLVIERESLPYVRKNTSLYFYFKPDTPGRHIGRLTITCHDREGLPSVFESEDFIFHVEGEGKEEKGPTTFHIGDIISAGEVSLGTTKAIDRRALRREDSEMVKLDAVCNEERTKKLRKRNYIDCMMGEGKRLFHEGSGLVEAPGHNSGHEDEDAGKALDLLARAHERFRHVRQEEPAHEESLHYIERISELMAALKHEDAGLEKGDAAQYTSCILHAPRERGPGKVFLFSKSMITLGKDHSNDIAFPLYEYVSSKHAVIKVTPGGEVVIRDVGTDGKGSRNGTFLNGGDIQIASRKDYPLQDGAIINLGKSVGLFCRFLRSPGPNGGGPGEKAGSKTATGETSVAFFDVNGMGPPDAITLKSGNTGISDEYVMLIREITLGAERTNGIVIKGDGIADVHMKILCRDGLYMIEDLNSPEGTFLNGSRLEPGVKCKVMEKGTIRVGDVEVGIEVGE; translated from the coding sequence ATGGATTGTCCTTCGTGCGGAAAAGATCTGACCGGTTTTCAATATCTCTATAGATTCTGTCCTTTGTGTAATGCGCCTTTACCTCAAAATGCGGGAACCGCCGCGGGAGGCGGGCCTCATGCCTTCGGGCAGCGGGCAATCCCCCGGGATATGGTGAGGGGCGCCGCGATTATTGAGGCAAGGGCGGCCTTTGAAATATATTGGAAGGATGAACTTTACAAGGAGGGACAGAGCAATGCCCTCGAGATCAGTCTCATACCCGGGGCGGAGTTGAAAGAGGTTTCAGCTACCGTAAGGCTCCTCAGTCTCGGACTTGTGATCGAGCGGGAGAGCCTTCCCTACGTCAGAAAAAACACGTCTCTCTACTTTTACTTCAAACCCGATACTCCCGGGAGGCACATCGGGAGACTCACGATCACGTGCCATGACCGTGAAGGGCTTCCATCGGTTTTTGAATCGGAAGATTTTATTTTTCATGTCGAGGGGGAAGGGAAGGAAGAAAAAGGTCCCACCACCTTCCATATAGGGGATATCATAAGCGCAGGCGAAGTTTCGCTCGGAACGACAAAGGCGATTGACCGGCGGGCGCTCAGGCGGGAAGACTCGGAGATGGTAAAACTCGACGCCGTCTGCAATGAGGAAAGGACCAAAAAACTTCGAAAGCGGAATTATATCGATTGCATGATGGGGGAGGGGAAAAGGCTTTTTCATGAGGGATCGGGGCTGGTCGAAGCTCCGGGGCACAATTCCGGACATGAAGACGAGGATGCCGGAAAAGCCCTTGACCTATTGGCCCGGGCACACGAGCGATTTCGTCACGTGAGGCAGGAAGAGCCCGCCCACGAGGAGTCTCTCCACTATATAGAAAGGATCAGCGAACTTATGGCGGCCTTGAAGCACGAGGACGCCGGACTCGAAAAGGGAGACGCTGCACAATATACCTCCTGTATACTCCACGCCCCCCGCGAAAGAGGGCCGGGAAAGGTTTTTCTTTTTTCAAAGTCAATGATCACCTTGGGCAAGGATCACTCCAACGATATTGCCTTTCCTCTCTACGAGTATGTCAGCTCGAAACATGCGGTCATAAAAGTGACCCCCGGCGGAGAAGTCGTTATCAGGGACGTGGGCACGGACGGCAAAGGCAGCAGGAACGGGACTTTCCTCAATGGGGGAGATATCCAAATTGCTTCTCGGAAAGATTATCCTCTTCAGGACGGCGCCATAATAAATCTTGGGAAGAGTGTCGGCCTTTTCTGCCGCTTCCTCAGGAGCCCCGGACCTAACGGCGGTGGGCCCGGAGAAAAGGCCGGATCTAAAACCGCGACCGGCGAGACCTCAGTGGCCTTCTTCGATGTGAATGGAATGGGTCCCCCCGATGCGATCACACTGAAATCGGGCAACACCGGCATAAGTGATGAGTATGTCATGCTTATCAGGGAAATTACTCTGGGTGCGGAAAGGACGAACGGTATCGTGATAAAGGGCGATGGGATAGCGGACGTCCACATGAAAATCCTCTGCCGGGACGGCCTCTATATGATAGAAGACCTTAATTCACCCGAAGGCACGTTTCTCAATGGATCAAGACTGGAGCCCGGCGTGAAATGCAAGGTGATGGAAAAGGGTACGATTAGAGTGGGGGACGTAGAGGTAGGGATAGAGGTGGGGGAATAG
- a CDS encoding FhaA domain-containing protein, with protein MKKAVYLDPVEIELGLRRAIEKSKQNFIGRNFIPYTYTVVIDDNAFEEYGDLLNNMGRMLGESLDTWILDKGYEKDGPATVQFERGQTQGRTFLVQLSYRKVEEIVPADEDAVPGPDMGGGEERAAAAEGGEAGPAARLEQEGAGIAFPLEERSMLVGRGSDCAIKLTDDTVSERHARVRVEYGKVTLEDLASTNGTRVNLRRIRKTVLSEGDRVSLGDVNFTFRSARPSPGDRDKPASPVAERRWRRRQPILPRKEDT; from the coding sequence ATGAAAAAAGCGGTGTACCTTGACCCGGTGGAGATCGAGCTCGGCTTGAGGCGGGCCATAGAAAAGAGCAAGCAGAACTTCATAGGGAGGAATTTCATTCCCTATACGTATACGGTAGTGATCGACGACAATGCCTTCGAGGAATATGGGGACCTCCTCAATAATATGGGCCGGATGCTCGGCGAATCACTCGATACCTGGATCCTCGATAAAGGATACGAAAAGGACGGGCCGGCGACTGTACAGTTCGAGAGAGGGCAGACCCAGGGCAGAACCTTTCTTGTTCAATTGAGCTACAGGAAGGTGGAGGAAATAGTCCCGGCCGATGAAGACGCCGTCCCGGGGCCTGATATGGGGGGCGGTGAGGAGAGGGCGGCTGCGGCGGAAGGGGGAGAAGCCGGCCCGGCCGCCCGTTTGGAGCAGGAGGGCGCCGGCATTGCGTTCCCGCTGGAAGAGAGGAGTATGCTTGTGGGGAGAGGATCGGATTGCGCGATAAAGCTCACTGATGACACTGTTTCCGAGAGGCATGCGAGGGTGCGGGTCGAATACGGGAAAGTCACCCTTGAGGACCTTGCGAGTACGAATGGTACCAGGGTGAACCTCAGACGGATACGAAAAACCGTCTTGTCGGAAGGTGACCGCGTTTCGCTCGGGGATGTAAATTTCACCTTCAGGTCGGCGCGTCCTTCGCCCGGAGATCGCGATAAGCCCGCAAGTCCCGTCGCTGAAAGGAGATGGAGGCGAAGACAGCCAATTCTTCCAAGGAAAGAAGACACATGA